From a region of the Nocardioides ginsengisegetis genome:
- a CDS encoding CrcB family protein, protein MTALLVALGAAVGAPLRLLLAHTVDGRLHRGTLAANVTGSFLLGLFSALGLSGHAMALLGTGFCGGFTTYSSFAVQAYAGGRRAGSTYVVATVGLSLAACALGFALG, encoded by the coding sequence GTGACCGCGCTCCTCGTCGCGCTGGGCGCGGCCGTCGGCGCCCCGCTGCGCCTCCTGCTCGCGCACACCGTCGACGGCCGCCTGCACCGCGGGACGCTGGCCGCGAACGTCACCGGCTCGTTCCTGCTCGGACTGTTCAGCGCGCTCGGACTGTCGGGCCACGCGATGGCGCTGCTCGGCACGGGCTTCTGCGGCGGCTTCACCACCTACAGCTCGTTCGCCGTCCAGGCGTACGCCGGCGGCCGGCGCGCGGGGTCGACGTACGTCGTCGCAACGGTGGGGCTCTCACTGGCCGCCTGCGCGCTCGGCTTCGCGCTCGGGTGA
- a CDS encoding PAS domain S-box protein, with protein sequence MGQGGGRMITGDEQLAALGQAVITTDPLGVVVAWNPAAEQLYGWTAEEAIGKNIAELCVPDVAQETAADIMAALRDGTSWSGGFPVRRKDGSMFPALVTDAGIYRDGEVVGVVGVSTNLGTALRPLLERSTDAALVLRSDAVITYASPAVGQLFGWDQDTLVGSSVVPLLHAEDRPALARLLGNVVTHPGAHPAVDVRVMAFDDWRWAEAALTNLLDDPFVRGVVCNLRASPARAAQEQAETRAEQLETALRSRLAIEQAKGYVAAQLGIDPEASYPLLRGYARSHHLALREVCRRVVAGELTLDQ encoded by the coding sequence ATGGGCCAGGGAGGGGGCCGCATGATCACGGGGGACGAGCAGCTTGCTGCGCTGGGCCAGGCCGTGATCACGACCGACCCGCTCGGGGTCGTCGTCGCGTGGAACCCCGCCGCCGAGCAGCTCTACGGCTGGACCGCCGAGGAGGCCATCGGCAAGAACATCGCCGAGCTCTGCGTGCCCGACGTGGCCCAGGAGACGGCGGCCGACATCATGGCGGCGCTGCGCGACGGCACGTCCTGGTCGGGCGGCTTCCCCGTGCGCCGCAAGGACGGCAGCATGTTCCCGGCCCTGGTGACCGACGCCGGCATCTACCGCGACGGCGAGGTGGTCGGCGTCGTCGGCGTCTCCACCAACCTCGGCACCGCCCTGCGGCCGCTGCTGGAGCGCTCGACCGACGCGGCCCTCGTGCTCCGCTCGGACGCCGTGATCACCTACGCGAGCCCCGCCGTCGGACAGCTGTTCGGGTGGGACCAGGACACCCTGGTGGGCAGCTCGGTCGTGCCGTTGCTGCATGCAGAAGACCGGCCGGCGCTCGCCCGGCTGCTCGGCAACGTCGTGACCCACCCCGGTGCACACCCGGCGGTCGACGTACGCGTGATGGCCTTCGACGACTGGCGTTGGGCCGAGGCCGCGCTCACCAACCTGCTCGACGACCCCTTCGTGCGCGGGGTCGTCTGCAACCTGCGCGCCAGCCCGGCCCGGGCGGCCCAGGAGCAGGCCGAGACCCGGGCCGAGCAGCTCGAGACCGCGCTGCGCTCGCGGCTGGCCATCGAGCAGGCCAAGGGGTACGTCGCCGCCCAGCTCGGGATCGACCCGGAGGCGTCGTACCCGCTCCTGCGCGGCTACGCACGGTCGCACCACCTGGCCCTGCGCGAGGTGTGCCGCCGCGTCGTGGCGGGTGAGCTGACCCTCGACCAGTGA
- a CDS encoding NPCBM/NEW2 domain-containing protein translates to MARPWHKLVLIAILAMVSATFVTVPAQAATVDLVLTRTSPADPITGDKVTFTGTAPASLAGATVALQRRVGKTADWVKAAATKVTTDGTYALSGVATGVGLNQWRVTATKNGSVHTSKVAKTTVYAWYYLSQLDTVDDDSFGSDSVAVGGKTYSKSVMNSYDSALANDGNIVWGEWNLSYRCKTLNTWVGVADSSESGFGADFTIYVDGAETDLGTKTLGPATATVLDVSTRLRLRLELQGTPDTQKNDLDGYGVYGNAKVLCSGKP, encoded by the coding sequence GTGGCACGTCCCTGGCACAAGCTGGTGTTGATCGCGATCCTGGCCATGGTCTCGGCCACGTTCGTCACCGTTCCGGCCCAGGCGGCCACCGTGGACCTCGTCCTGACCCGCACCTCGCCAGCAGACCCGATCACCGGCGACAAGGTCACGTTCACCGGCACCGCCCCCGCCTCCCTGGCCGGCGCCACCGTTGCCCTGCAACGGCGGGTGGGAAAGACAGCCGACTGGGTGAAGGCAGCCGCCACCAAGGTCACCACCGACGGCACCTACGCGCTGTCCGGCGTCGCGACCGGCGTCGGCCTGAACCAGTGGCGGGTCACGGCCACCAAGAACGGATCCGTACACACCTCCAAGGTCGCCAAGACGACCGTGTACGCCTGGTACTACCTCTCCCAGCTCGACACGGTCGATGACGACAGCTTCGGCTCGGACTCGGTAGCCGTGGGCGGGAAGACGTACAGCAAGAGCGTGATGAACAGCTACGACAGCGCGCTGGCGAATGACGGAAACATCGTCTGGGGCGAGTGGAACCTGTCCTACCGGTGCAAGACCCTGAACACCTGGGTCGGGGTCGCGGACTCCTCCGAGTCCGGGTTCGGCGCCGATTTCACCATCTACGTCGACGGCGCCGAGACCGACTTGGGCACCAAGACCCTCGGGCCGGCCACGGCCACCGTGCTGGACGTGAGCACTCGGCTCCGCTTGCGGCTCGAGCTCCAGGGCACCCCGGACACCCAGAAGAACGACCTCGACGGCTACGGCGTGTACGGGAACGCGAAGGTCCTCTGCTCCGGCAAGCCGTGA
- a CDS encoding ATP-binding protein, translating into MQNARRWVVDACADMGRDELTECAELGVSELVTNALLHAEAPIQVRVRGTREHPRVEVRDGSTEPPVLPTEGIDGDDLLLTFGRGLGIVARCATAWGADIDDDGKVVWFTPAPEPGETMVDGVITGRMEGPDDDVAHPDDVTVAIADVPLRDYQQFQRHYRELRREVRLLALAHEADYPLAKNLSDLFGTLEHDLREGMGSDQIELALSAGDEVADIEVRVHPGTVEQIARLIELLDLADAFCRAERLLSLARTPEQQQFQGWFLGEFVRQAAGEQPVAWHDAAVTSRRSSVS; encoded by the coding sequence GTGCAGAACGCACGCCGCTGGGTGGTTGACGCCTGCGCCGACATGGGCCGCGACGAGCTGACCGAGTGCGCCGAGCTGGGGGTCTCCGAGCTCGTCACCAACGCCCTGCTCCACGCCGAGGCACCCATCCAGGTGCGCGTCCGCGGCACCCGTGAGCACCCCCGGGTCGAAGTGCGCGACGGCTCGACGGAGCCGCCCGTCCTGCCGACCGAGGGCATCGACGGCGACGACCTCCTCCTGACCTTCGGCCGCGGCCTGGGCATCGTGGCCCGCTGCGCCACCGCCTGGGGCGCCGACATCGACGACGACGGCAAGGTCGTCTGGTTCACCCCAGCGCCCGAGCCCGGCGAGACGATGGTCGACGGGGTCATCACCGGCCGCATGGAGGGCCCCGACGACGACGTGGCCCACCCCGACGACGTGACGGTGGCGATCGCCGACGTCCCGCTCCGCGACTACCAGCAGTTCCAGCGGCACTACCGCGAGCTGCGCCGCGAGGTCCGCCTGCTGGCGCTCGCGCACGAGGCGGACTACCCGCTCGCCAAGAACCTCTCCGACCTCTTCGGCACCCTCGAGCACGACCTCCGCGAGGGCATGGGGTCCGACCAGATCGAGCTGGCGCTCAGCGCCGGCGACGAGGTCGCCGACATCGAGGTGCGGGTGCACCCCGGCACCGTCGAGCAGATCGCCCGGCTGATCGAGCTGCTCGACCTCGCCGACGCCTTCTGCCGGGCGGAGCGGCTCCTCTCGCTCGCCCGCACCCCCGAGCAGCAGCAGTTCCAGGGCTGGTTCCTCGGCGAGTTCGTCCGCCAGGCCGCCGGCGAGCAGCCGGTCGCGTGGCACGATGCCGCGGTGACCAGCCGACGCAGCAGCGTGTCGTGA
- a CDS encoding NAD(P)/FAD-dependent oxidoreductase yields MAVTQPENGSQERHQVVVIGSGFGGLFGTKALRRADVDVTMVAKTTHHLFQPLLYQVATGILSEGEIAPPTREVLSAQKNARVLLGEVTDIDLEARTVTSQVLGRETVVGYDSLIVAAGAGQSYFGNDQFAEFAPGMKSIDDALELRGRIFGAFEMAELGATRGDDVDHLLTFVVVGAGPTGVEMAGQIAELAHRTLRRDFRRINTKHARVVLVDAAPQVLPPFGAKLGAKTQQELEKLGVEVILGAMVTDVDERGIEMKFKDGRVERINTVTKIWAAGVQASPLGKTLSEQTGAPLDRAGRISVNPDLTLPGHPEVFVVGDMISLDNLPGVAQVAIQGAKYAAKEIDHRIKGKPSQPAFKYFDKGSMAIISRFRAVAMVGKLRLTGVIAWLMWLAVHLVYITGFKNRVTAVLHWFVSFLGRGRSERTTTEQQIFARSALARLKRGAADLVSDPGAYDAARELLETTRRAELEARAAEEARLTDAGERGVHVG; encoded by the coding sequence ATGGCCGTCACCCAGCCGGAGAACGGATCCCAGGAGCGTCACCAGGTCGTCGTGATCGGCTCCGGGTTCGGTGGCCTGTTCGGGACCAAGGCGCTGCGCCGGGCCGACGTCGACGTGACGATGGTGGCCAAGACGACCCACCACCTCTTCCAGCCGCTGCTCTACCAGGTCGCCACCGGCATCCTCTCCGAGGGCGAGATCGCGCCCCCGACCCGCGAGGTGCTCAGCGCGCAGAAGAACGCCCGGGTCCTGCTCGGCGAGGTCACCGACATCGACCTCGAGGCCCGCACCGTCACCTCGCAGGTCCTGGGCCGCGAGACGGTCGTCGGCTACGACTCGCTGATCGTGGCGGCCGGAGCCGGCCAGTCCTACTTCGGCAACGACCAGTTCGCCGAGTTCGCCCCCGGCATGAAGTCGATCGACGACGCCCTCGAGCTGCGCGGCCGGATCTTCGGCGCCTTCGAGATGGCCGAGCTGGGAGCGACCCGCGGCGACGACGTCGACCACCTGCTGACCTTCGTGGTCGTGGGCGCCGGCCCGACCGGCGTGGAGATGGCCGGCCAGATCGCCGAGCTCGCGCACCGCACCCTCCGCCGCGACTTCCGCCGGATCAACACCAAGCACGCGCGCGTCGTCCTCGTCGACGCGGCCCCGCAGGTGCTCCCGCCGTTCGGTGCCAAGCTCGGCGCCAAGACGCAGCAGGAGCTCGAGAAGCTCGGCGTCGAGGTCATCCTCGGCGCGATGGTGACCGACGTCGACGAGCGCGGCATCGAGATGAAGTTCAAGGACGGCCGCGTCGAGCGCATCAACACCGTCACCAAGATCTGGGCCGCCGGCGTGCAGGCGAGCCCGCTCGGCAAGACCCTGTCCGAGCAGACCGGCGCCCCGCTCGACCGCGCCGGGCGGATCAGCGTCAACCCCGACCTCACGCTCCCGGGCCACCCCGAGGTGTTCGTGGTCGGGGACATGATCTCGCTCGACAACCTCCCGGGCGTCGCGCAGGTCGCGATCCAGGGCGCCAAGTACGCCGCCAAGGAGATCGACCACCGGATCAAGGGCAAGCCCTCGCAGCCGGCGTTCAAGTACTTCGACAAGGGCTCGATGGCGATCATCAGCCGCTTCCGGGCGGTCGCCATGGTCGGCAAGCTCCGCCTCACGGGCGTCATCGCCTGGCTGATGTGGCTGGCCGTGCACCTCGTCTACATCACCGGCTTCAAGAACCGCGTCACCGCGGTCCTGCACTGGTTCGTCTCGTTCCTGGGCCGGGGCCGCTCCGAGCGGACCACCACCGAGCAGCAGATCTTCGCGCGCAGCGCGCTGGCGCGGCTCAAGCGTGGCGCCGCCGACCTGGTCTCCGACCCGGGCGCCTACGACGCCGCCCGCGAGCTGCTCGAGACGACCCGCCGGGCCGAGCTCGAGGCGCGTGCGGCCGAGGAGGCCCGCCTCACCGACGCCGGCGAGCGCGGCGTCCACGTGGGCTGA
- a CDS encoding bifunctional metallophosphatase/5'-nucleotidase — MHLNGRRVSALSVVALTSLSLGFGAIAGSSEAATRQSHPDARSVYSHLEKVGATDYVKLDLLALNDFHGNLETVPSTSSSGRINNTPAGGVAYLAQLVRQERKSSRAAGAVPLTVAAGDLIGASPLLSAAFHDEPTIKAMNKIGLQVASVGNHEFDEGWRELRRMQNGGCLADGPDGANGQNSCPADQGFDGADFQYLGANVKWSDPSAHKRDTVFPATKIFDVDGQKVAFIGMTLEGTPAIVSQAGIQGLTFTDEVETANALVPMLEEKGVESIIVLLHEGLTPTDATAYNDCTGPVGPALEIAQNLSPAIDAVVSGHTHQPYNCVVQDPAGNPRLLTSAASFGRMVTKLHLLIDPVTHDVVRPAAYARNMIVDNGDSVTPSADLLKLIDTYKTLVAPIANEVIGHIEPGTSIVKTPDANGGDSPLGNLIADAQKADGSVVSDGKAPVIALMNPGGIRADLVENDAGDVTYGAAFSVQPFNNFVVSMDLTGAQIKAVLNQQWNGPNETANKIMQVSGLSYTWDKSDAALPDTNALVGDVLVDDDGDAATPMVPIVDGTTYRVVANNFMSDGGDNFTTFKEGANKLVGGLDIDSLRTYLLAHDPVGPTATDRISQQG; from the coding sequence ATGCATCTCAACGGTCGCCGTGTCAGCGCGCTCTCGGTCGTCGCGCTCACGTCGCTGTCTCTCGGGTTCGGTGCCATCGCCGGATCGAGCGAAGCGGCCACCCGTCAGTCGCACCCGGACGCGCGGAGCGTCTACTCCCACCTGGAGAAGGTGGGAGCGACGGACTACGTCAAGCTCGACCTCCTGGCGCTCAACGACTTCCACGGGAACCTCGAGACCGTGCCGTCGACCAGCTCGAGCGGACGCATCAACAACACCCCCGCGGGTGGGGTGGCCTATCTCGCCCAGCTGGTCCGTCAGGAGAGGAAGAGCTCGCGCGCCGCGGGTGCGGTCCCGTTGACCGTGGCCGCCGGCGACCTCATCGGTGCCTCGCCGCTGCTCTCGGCGGCCTTCCACGACGAGCCGACCATCAAGGCGATGAACAAGATCGGCCTGCAGGTCGCGTCGGTCGGCAACCACGAGTTCGACGAGGGATGGCGCGAGCTGCGTCGCATGCAGAACGGCGGCTGCCTCGCCGACGGCCCCGACGGCGCCAACGGCCAGAACTCCTGCCCGGCGGACCAGGGCTTCGACGGAGCGGACTTCCAGTACCTCGGCGCCAACGTCAAGTGGAGCGACCCGTCCGCGCACAAGCGGGACACAGTCTTCCCGGCGACCAAGATCTTCGACGTCGACGGGCAGAAGGTCGCCTTCATCGGCATGACGCTCGAGGGAACCCCCGCGATCGTCAGCCAGGCCGGCATCCAGGGCCTCACCTTCACGGACGAGGTCGAGACCGCCAACGCGCTGGTCCCGATGCTGGAGGAGAAGGGCGTCGAGTCGATCATCGTGCTCCTGCACGAGGGCCTGACGCCCACCGACGCCACGGCCTACAACGACTGCACCGGTCCGGTCGGGCCGGCTCTCGAGATCGCCCAGAACCTCAGCCCCGCCATCGACGCGGTCGTCTCGGGCCACACGCACCAGCCCTACAACTGCGTCGTCCAGGACCCCGCGGGCAACCCGCGCCTGCTCACGAGCGCGGCGTCCTTCGGCCGGATGGTCACCAAGCTGCACCTGCTGATCGACCCCGTGACGCACGACGTCGTGCGGCCGGCGGCGTACGCCCGGAACATGATCGTCGACAACGGTGACTCGGTGACCCCGTCGGCCGACCTCCTCAAGCTCATCGACACCTACAAGACGCTCGTCGCCCCGATCGCCAACGAGGTCATCGGCCACATCGAGCCCGGCACCTCGATCGTCAAGACCCCCGACGCCAACGGCGGCGACTCGCCCCTCGGCAACCTGATCGCGGACGCCCAGAAGGCGGACGGCTCGGTCGTGTCCGACGGCAAGGCACCCGTCATCGCCCTGATGAACCCCGGCGGCATCCGTGCGGACCTCGTGGAGAACGACGCCGGCGACGTCACCTATGGCGCCGCCTTCTCCGTCCAGCCGTTCAACAACTTCGTGGTCTCCATGGACCTGACCGGAGCGCAGATCAAGGCCGTGCTCAACCAGCAGTGGAACGGTCCCAACGAGACGGCGAACAAGATCATGCAGGTCTCGGGCCTGAGCTACACCTGGGACAAGTCGGACGCCGCGCTCCCCGACACCAACGCCCTCGTCGGCGACGTGCTCGTCGACGACGACGGTGACGCGGCGACGCCGATGGTGCCGATCGTGGACGGGACGACCTACCGGGTCGTCGCGAACAACTTCATGTCCGACGGCGGTGACAACTTCACCACCTTCAAGGAGGGCGCGAACAAGCTCGTCGGCGGGCTCGACATCGACTCGCTCCGCACCTACCTCCTCGCCCACGACCCGGTCGGACCCACGGCCACCGACCGGATCTCCCAGCAGGGCTGA
- a CDS encoding DUF4397 domain-containing protein has product MSSSMSQTRPRLLPTSVLLAAILALLTTFLTGSPASAKVPPALYLLQGVPGASVDITIDGKAVQSGVAAKDVIGPVDVSPGDHTVVFKTADWEVSSSVTVAGSQDVVVHWPADAGKQPVVTVFDNDVAPVPSDKGRLMVAHTAVVPPADITAGGKTLFTNIANGEFVSAEVPATTYNVAVVPTGGGKPLLGPVDLAIKAGALTRVFAIGAPRDGSMDAIVQVLPLETTSATGTPSTVDTGSAGFVRPDGSVDTARLAFWTRMLSLFGWLRGWSV; this is encoded by the coding sequence ATGTCGTCCTCCATGTCCCAGACCCGTCCACGCCTGCTCCCCACGTCCGTGCTCCTCGCCGCGATCCTCGCGCTGCTCACCACCTTCCTCACCGGCTCCCCCGCCTCCGCCAAGGTGCCCCCCGCCCTCTACCTGCTCCAGGGCGTCCCCGGCGCCAGCGTCGACATCACCATCGACGGCAAGGCGGTGCAGTCCGGCGTCGCGGCGAAGGACGTCATCGGCCCGGTCGACGTCTCACCGGGCGACCACACGGTCGTGTTCAAGACCGCGGACTGGGAGGTCTCCAGCTCCGTCACCGTGGCGGGCAGCCAGGACGTGGTCGTGCACTGGCCGGCCGACGCGGGCAAGCAGCCGGTCGTCACGGTCTTCGACAACGACGTGGCCCCGGTCCCCAGCGACAAGGGTCGCCTGATGGTGGCGCACACCGCCGTGGTGCCCCCGGCCGACATCACCGCCGGCGGCAAGACGCTGTTCACCAACATCGCCAACGGCGAGTTCGTCAGCGCCGAGGTCCCGGCCACGACGTACAACGTGGCCGTCGTCCCGACCGGTGGCGGCAAGCCGCTCCTCGGCCCGGTCGACCTCGCGATCAAGGCGGGCGCCCTGACCCGGGTCTTCGCCATCGGCGCCCCGCGCGACGGCAGCATGGACGCGATCGTCCAGGTCCTGCCGCTGGAGACCACCAGCGCCACCGGCACCCCGTCGACGGTGGACACCGGATCGGCCGGCTTCGTCCGGCCGGACGGGTCCGTCGACACCGCGCGCCTGGCCTTCTGGACGCGCATGCTGTCGTTGTTCGGCTGGCTCCGCGGGTGGTCCGTGTAG
- a CDS encoding metallopeptidase family protein — MPLELDRKAFDALVDEALDGIPTEIASLVHNVVVLVEDEPPEDEPDDLLGLYDGIALTDRWGDPTMDLPDRIFIFRNPLLDMCGSRAELVEEVRITVVHEVAHHFGIDDDRLHELGYG, encoded by the coding sequence ATGCCCCTCGAGCTCGACCGCAAGGCCTTCGACGCCCTCGTCGACGAGGCCCTCGACGGCATCCCCACCGAGATCGCCTCGCTGGTGCACAACGTGGTCGTGCTCGTCGAGGACGAGCCGCCGGAGGACGAGCCCGACGACCTGCTGGGCCTCTACGACGGGATCGCGCTGACCGACCGCTGGGGCGACCCGACGATGGACCTCCCGGACCGGATCTTCATCTTCCGCAACCCGCTGCTCGACATGTGCGGGTCCCGCGCGGAGCTCGTCGAGGAGGTGCGGATCACCGTCGTGCACGAGGTGGCCCACCACTTCGGCATCGACGACGACCGGCTGCACGAGCTGGGCTACGGCTGA
- a CDS encoding class F sortase, which translates to MPRTLAPGAVTLTALAALLTGCSATGAGGAPGAEDAPSPPATSAAPARPAAVAHAAGSQVRPEVPRRVTLPSGRTLPVDPAGTRADGSLAVPDDIQRAGWWTGGSRLGDPYGSIVLAAHVDSFTQGVGPAVELLSARPGARIHLVGKRLSQWYRVSSVRLVPQADLSRQSVVFSGAGDRRLVMVTCGGVYDASRGGYQDNVVVVARPE; encoded by the coding sequence GTGCCCCGCACCCTCGCTCCGGGCGCCGTCACGCTCACCGCCCTCGCCGCGCTGCTCACCGGATGCAGCGCGACGGGGGCAGGTGGCGCCCCCGGCGCCGAGGATGCCCCCTCGCCTCCCGCGACCTCCGCCGCCCCGGCGCGCCCCGCGGCCGTGGCGCACGCCGCCGGCAGCCAGGTCCGTCCGGAGGTGCCTCGCCGGGTGACGCTGCCCAGCGGCCGCACCCTGCCCGTCGACCCGGCCGGCACCCGCGCCGACGGCAGCCTCGCGGTCCCCGACGACATCCAGCGCGCCGGCTGGTGGACCGGCGGCTCCCGGCTCGGCGACCCCTACGGCAGCATCGTGCTGGCCGCCCACGTCGACTCCTTCACCCAGGGCGTGGGGCCCGCCGTCGAGCTGCTCAGTGCGCGGCCCGGCGCCCGGATCCACCTGGTGGGGAAGCGGTTGTCCCAGTGGTACCGCGTCTCGTCGGTCCGGCTGGTGCCGCAGGCCGATCTCAGCCGCCAGTCCGTGGTCTTCTCCGGGGCCGGCGACCGGCGCCTCGTCATGGTCACCTGCGGAGGCGTGTACGACGCCTCACGCGGCGGCTACCAGGACAACGTCGTGGTGGTGGCGAGACCGGAGTAG
- a CDS encoding CrcB family protein: MTPPPPPRLLVAAALGGALGAVARWALGETFPDTAGFPWTVFAINVAGSAALALLPALSPVRRSRELAVFLGPGVLGGFTTLSAASEQTRALLAAGDTLLAGSYLVGTLAACLVAVALVSHLATPAEQAEFEAEEGNE, encoded by the coding sequence GTGACCCCACCGCCTCCCCCGCGACTCCTCGTCGCGGCGGCGCTGGGCGGCGCCCTCGGCGCGGTGGCCCGCTGGGCGCTCGGGGAGACCTTCCCCGACACCGCCGGCTTCCCCTGGACCGTCTTCGCCATCAACGTCGCCGGCTCCGCCGCGCTCGCCCTGCTCCCCGCCCTCTCCCCCGTACGTCGCTCCCGCGAGCTGGCCGTCTTCCTCGGTCCCGGCGTGCTGGGCGGCTTCACGACCCTCTCGGCCGCCTCGGAGCAGACGCGGGCGCTCCTGGCCGCCGGTGACACGCTCCTGGCCGGCAGCTACCTGGTCGGCACCCTCGCCGCCTGCCTGGTGGCCGTCGCGCTGGTCTCGCACCTCGCCACGCCCGCCGAGCAGGCGGAGTTCGAGGCCGAGGAGGGCAACGAGTGA
- a CDS encoding GNAT family N-acetyltransferase, translating into MTALVTPDVRWHASWAASMQEFGEAYPHGSGLGDPAPTYDEAGCAAYVAWLLGAASHPIREDWVRCSFFWITDGDEDAAEVIGFLALRHELNDWLLEEGGHIGYSIRPSRRRQGHASRALALALIEAKGLGLERALVTCDEDNDGSRGTIEANGGVYEDSRNGKRRYWIATS; encoded by the coding sequence ATGACCGCGCTCGTGACCCCGGACGTCCGCTGGCACGCCTCCTGGGCGGCCTCGATGCAGGAGTTCGGCGAGGCCTACCCGCACGGCTCCGGCCTGGGTGACCCCGCGCCGACGTACGACGAGGCCGGCTGCGCGGCGTACGTCGCCTGGCTGCTGGGCGCCGCGAGCCACCCGATCCGCGAGGACTGGGTGCGCTGCTCCTTCTTCTGGATCACCGACGGTGACGAGGACGCGGCCGAGGTGATCGGCTTCCTCGCGCTGCGGCACGAGCTCAACGACTGGCTGCTCGAGGAGGGCGGCCACATCGGCTACTCGATCCGCCCCTCGCGGCGACGCCAGGGGCACGCCTCGCGGGCGCTCGCCCTGGCGCTGATCGAGGCCAAGGGGCTCGGCCTGGAGCGGGCGCTGGTCACCTGCGACGAGGACAACGACGGGTCGCGCGGCACCATCGAGGCCAACGGCGGCGTCTACGAGGACAGCCGCAACGGCAAGCGGCGCTACTGGATCGCCACGAGCTGA
- a CDS encoding SigE family RNA polymerase sigma factor, protein MHLAEQEEFAEFVRAQHASLFRTAYLMTGDYQRAEDIVQTALVKVFLRWRQIQSMSQPGAYAKRIVANQTLSWWRRRSSTESVVDTLGDRGVPGHEERVTEHDTMWRAVLQLPPRQRAVIVLRYYEDLSEAETAEVLDMAVGTVKSHSNAAHHRLATLLDDPAPGMAHTEKRPT, encoded by the coding sequence ATGCACCTTGCGGAGCAGGAGGAGTTCGCGGAGTTCGTCCGCGCCCAGCACGCCTCCCTGTTCCGGACGGCGTACCTCATGACGGGGGACTACCAGCGCGCCGAGGACATCGTCCAGACCGCCCTCGTCAAGGTGTTCCTGCGCTGGCGGCAGATCCAGTCGATGAGCCAGCCCGGTGCCTACGCGAAGCGGATCGTCGCCAACCAGACCCTCTCGTGGTGGCGGCGCCGGTCGTCGACCGAGAGCGTCGTGGACACTCTCGGCGACCGCGGGGTGCCCGGACACGAGGAGCGGGTGACCGAGCACGACACCATGTGGCGCGCGGTCCTCCAGCTCCCTCCGCGGCAGCGGGCGGTCATCGTGCTGCGCTACTACGAGGACCTCTCGGAGGCCGAGACCGCCGAGGTGCTCGACATGGCCGTCGGCACCGTCAAGAGCCACAGCAACGCCGCCCACCACCGGCTCGCGACGTTGCTGGACGATCCCGCCCCAGGGATGGCGCACACGGAGAAGAGGCCGACGTGA
- a CDS encoding type I restriction-modification enzyme R subunit C-terminal domain-containing protein: MTVTPSRRGLRAPGPSRSRLAPLTVGHRCRGPLAIGEARGALPHASCRAAPLAGGPTRGPARRRATWGRAGCRRARAVGPVGLADTDSRGVRGRPVLLERRPGRRSWRSPRGPSSTQISRTCSGRAPSWTYPGSPPAQTGSGSGPRPAPTSATTRTAWRSGGYVQPSAHSGGPRSPGEDADRLWRRDRGRHIPRQGGGTRLGLFMRSLVGLDREAATAAFDRYLSDAAFSAKQLRFVQLIVEHLTANGVMEVARLYESPFTDNAPQGPDMIFSEEQVAGIVTVLHKIRAHVLPDLTVA; encoded by the coding sequence ATGACCGTGACACCTTCTAGGAGGGGGCTCCGCGCCCCTGGGCCCAGCCGGTCGAGGCTGGCGCCGCTCACGGTAGGGCACAGGTGCCGCGGGCCGCTGGCGATCGGCGAAGCTAGAGGAGCGCTCCCCCATGCCAGCTGTCGTGCCGCCCCACTCGCGGGCGGTCCCACACGCGGCCCCGCCCGCCGCCGAGCGACTTGGGGGCGGGCGGGGTGCCGTCGTGCACGTGCGGTTGGGCCGGTGGGGCTAGCCGATACGGACTCGAGAGGGGTCCGCGGTCGGCCAGTTCTGCTAGAACGCCGACCCGGCCGGCGTTCGTGGAGAAGTCCAAGAGGGCCATCGTCTACTCAGATTTCGAGGACGTGCTCGGGCAGGGCACCATCGTGGACCTACCCGGGGTCACCCCCGGCACAAACTGGGAGCGGATCCGGGCCAAGGCCAGCGCCTACCTCCGCGACCACGAGGACCGCTTGGCGCTCCGGCGGCTACGTCCAACCATCAGCTCACTCCGGAGGACCTCGCAGCCCTGGAGAAGATGCTGATCGGCTCTGGCGCCGGGACCGAGGCCGACATATCCCGCGCCAAGGAGGAGGCACACGACTCGGGCTCTTCATGCGCTCCCTGGTGGGCCTGGACCGGGAGGCGGCGACCGCGGCGTTCGACCGTTACCTGTCAGATGCGGCGTTCTCGGCCAAACAGCTCCGCTTCGTCCAGCTCATCGTGGAGCATCTGACCGCCAACGGCGTCATGGAGGTCGCCCGACTCTACGAGTCGCCCTTCACCGACAACGCCCCGCAGGGGCCCGACATGATCTTCAGCGAGGAGCAGGTGGCCGGCATCGTCACGGTCCTGCACAAGATCCGCGCTCACGTGCTGCCTGACCTGACGGTTGCGTGA